One Streptomyces drozdowiczii DNA segment encodes these proteins:
- a CDS encoding NPCBM/NEW2 domain-containing protein has product MQSSTRIRSAVVAALLGLLAALTGPGAARADDTAEPAGTTVGDLTGFAADGAVYRLTAGAAKARVSFVSEETFRIELAPDGTFEDPAGDAIVLPQGTPPRTRWKERGDRYELSTRSVTLRVYKSPLRFALYRADGSRVWSEAKGLSWDAEQTTQTLARGADEQFYGAGMQNGRGNTSHRGKTVEVGVDYNWDDGGHPNSVPFYLSSAGYGVFRNTFAPGTYAFNDPVTTSEKERRFDAYYFAGDSAKDVIGQYTQLTGKPFLPPVYGMEIGDADCYLHNANRGERHTLDALKVADGYLENDMPNGWMLVNDGYGCGYENLAETAKGLQDRGMQAGLWTEDGIDKLADQVKAGQRVAKLDVAWVGDGYKFALDGCKDAYAGIEANSDARGFTYAPESWSGAQRCGVQWSGDQYGTWDYIRWQIPTYAGATMSGLAYTTGDVDGIFGGSAKTYTRDLQWKMFLGTTMTMDGWAASDKQPFRYGEPYTSINRDYLKLKESLLPYQYSYAHEATKTGVGMVRPLVLEYPDDPKAATDAAKYEFMSGEDFLVAPVYQDSTERDGIYLPKGTWTDYWTGRTYQGPVTLDDYSAPLDTLPLFVKAGASVPMWPGIRSYTDRTASSPLAWDIYPQGRSSFTLYEDDGVTREHRDGAYATQTADVRAPSRGSGDVTVDIGASKGTFQGKQSSRPYEFTVHTGSEPSAVQLKGKLPRLSSAAAYAKAKQGWFYDRDDRGGVVKIKTAPLPTDRKFSVKLKHTSAVGGRNAAATASVTAPRGQETGAGAPSTVAVDVTAGKADVTDASVTLDVPKGWQATPAAPVKRIPAGTTRRVEIRVTPAKDAEAGEQRLTALARYRAAGESRTATERLAVSVMPAPPTGETWASDMEWLTATNGYGPAERDRSNGESGAADGHPLTLAGKTYEKGIGTHADSDIEVYLGGKCSRFTADAGIDDEINGYGEVAFSVEADGKVLWTSPKVTGASETVPVDVALDGARHVRLKVTDTNGSKTGDHGDWGAARFVCS; this is encoded by the coding sequence ATGCAATCATCAACGCGCATCAGATCGGCGGTAGTTGCAGCGCTGCTGGGACTCCTCGCCGCACTCACCGGACCGGGCGCCGCCCGCGCCGACGACACGGCGGAGCCCGCCGGGACGACGGTCGGGGACCTCACCGGCTTCGCGGCCGACGGGGCCGTGTACCGCCTGACGGCGGGGGCGGCGAAGGCCCGGGTCAGCTTCGTCTCCGAGGAGACCTTCCGCATCGAACTCGCCCCCGACGGCACCTTCGAGGACCCGGCCGGCGACGCCATCGTGCTCCCGCAGGGCACCCCGCCCCGCACCCGCTGGAAGGAGCGCGGCGACCGCTACGAGCTGTCCACCCGGAGCGTCACCCTCCGTGTCTACAAGTCGCCTCTGCGGTTCGCCCTGTACCGGGCCGACGGCAGCCGGGTCTGGTCCGAGGCCAAGGGGCTCAGCTGGGACGCCGAGCAGACCACCCAGACCCTGGCGCGCGGCGCCGACGAGCAGTTCTACGGCGCCGGCATGCAGAACGGCCGGGGCAACACCTCGCACCGCGGCAAGACCGTCGAGGTGGGCGTCGACTACAACTGGGACGACGGCGGCCACCCCAACTCGGTGCCGTTCTACCTCTCGTCGGCCGGCTACGGCGTCTTCCGCAACACCTTCGCGCCCGGCACCTACGCCTTCAACGACCCGGTGACCACCAGCGAGAAGGAGCGGCGCTTCGACGCGTACTACTTCGCCGGTGACAGCGCCAAGGACGTCATCGGCCAGTACACGCAGCTCACCGGGAAGCCCTTCCTGCCGCCCGTCTACGGCATGGAGATCGGTGACGCCGACTGCTATCTGCACAACGCCAACCGGGGCGAGCGCCACACTCTGGACGCGCTGAAGGTCGCCGACGGCTACCTCGAGAACGACATGCCCAACGGCTGGATGCTCGTCAACGACGGCTACGGCTGCGGTTACGAGAATCTCGCCGAGACCGCGAAGGGCCTCCAGGACCGGGGCATGCAGGCCGGCCTCTGGACCGAGGACGGCATCGACAAGCTGGCCGACCAGGTGAAGGCCGGGCAGCGCGTGGCCAAGCTGGACGTCGCCTGGGTGGGCGACGGCTACAAGTTCGCGCTCGACGGCTGCAAGGACGCCTACGCGGGCATCGAGGCCAACAGCGACGCACGCGGCTTCACCTACGCCCCTGAGAGCTGGTCCGGCGCACAGCGCTGCGGCGTCCAGTGGTCCGGCGACCAGTACGGCACCTGGGACTACATCCGCTGGCAGATCCCGACCTACGCGGGCGCCACGATGTCCGGCCTCGCCTACACCACGGGCGACGTCGACGGCATCTTCGGCGGCAGCGCCAAGACGTACACCCGCGACCTCCAGTGGAAGATGTTCCTGGGGACCACGATGACCATGGACGGCTGGGCGGCCAGCGACAAGCAGCCCTTCCGCTACGGCGAGCCGTACACCTCCATCAACCGCGACTACCTCAAGCTCAAGGAGTCGCTGCTGCCCTACCAGTACTCCTACGCCCACGAGGCGACGAAGACCGGCGTCGGCATGGTCCGCCCGCTGGTCCTGGAGTACCCGGACGACCCGAAGGCCGCGACCGACGCCGCGAAGTACGAGTTCATGTCGGGCGAGGACTTCCTCGTCGCCCCGGTCTACCAGGACAGCACCGAGCGCGACGGCATCTACCTGCCGAAGGGCACCTGGACCGACTACTGGACCGGGCGCACCTACCAGGGCCCCGTCACCCTCGACGACTACAGCGCCCCGCTCGACACCCTGCCGCTGTTCGTGAAGGCCGGGGCGAGCGTGCCGATGTGGCCGGGCATCCGCTCGTACACCGACCGCACCGCCTCCTCCCCGCTGGCCTGGGACATCTACCCGCAGGGCCGCTCCTCGTTCACGCTGTACGAGGACGACGGCGTCACCCGTGAGCACCGCGACGGCGCGTACGCCACCCAGACCGCCGACGTCCGCGCCCCCTCCCGGGGCTCGGGCGACGTGACCGTGGACATCGGCGCGAGCAAGGGCACGTTCCAGGGCAAGCAGAGCAGCCGCCCGTACGAGTTCACCGTGCACACCGGCTCGGAGCCGAGCGCGGTCCAGCTGAAGGGCAAGCTGCCCCGGCTCAGCTCGGCCGCCGCGTACGCGAAGGCGAAGCAGGGCTGGTTCTACGACCGGGACGACCGGGGCGGCGTGGTGAAGATCAAGACCGCACCGCTGCCCACGGACCGGAAGTTCTCCGTGAAGCTCAAGCACACCAGCGCGGTCGGCGGCCGGAACGCCGCCGCCACGGCCTCCGTCACCGCCCCGCGCGGCCAGGAGACCGGCGCGGGCGCCCCGAGCACCGTCGCCGTCGACGTCACCGCGGGCAAGGCCGACGTCACGGACGCGTCCGTCACGCTCGACGTCCCGAAGGGCTGGCAGGCCACCCCCGCCGCGCCCGTGAAGCGGATACCGGCGGGCACCACCCGCCGCGTCGAGATCCGGGTCACCCCGGCGAAGGACGCCGAGGCGGGCGAGCAGCGGCTGACCGCCCTCGCGCGGTACCGGGCGGCCGGCGAGTCCCGCACCGCCACCGAGCGGCTGGCGGTCTCCGTCATGCCGGCCCCGCCCACCGGTGAGACCTGGGCGAGCGACATGGAGTGGCTGACCGCGACCAACGGCTACGGCCCCGCCGAACGCGACCGCAGCAACGGCGAGTCGGGCGCGGCGGACGGGCACCCGCTCACGCTGGCCGGGAAGACGTACGAGAAGGGGATCGGCACCCACGCCGACTCCGACATCGAGGTCTACCTCGGCGGCAAGTGCTCCCGGTTCACCGCGGACGCCGGAATCGACGACGAGATCAACGGGTACGGCGAGGTCGCGTTCTCCGTGGAGGCCGACGGCAAGGTGCTGTGGACCTCGCCGAAGGTGACCGGGGCGTCGGAGACCGTACCGGTCGACGTGGCGCTCGACGGGGCGCGGCACGTACGCCTGAAGGTCACGGACACGAACGGGTCCAAGACCGGTGACCACGGCGACTGGGGCGCGGCGCGCTTCGTCTGCTCCTGA